In a genomic window of Sulfurimonas denitrificans DSM 1251:
- a CDS encoding response regulator — translation MNQTKVLIIEDNRLSALKIKKLLKSSGFEVCGIVSNASDAMEIIKLCRVDGIIIDMETKFKLNGIEIVSFIHKTENIPTIVVTKHHNYQILKEASKIHFIGYIVKPYLDSQLLKEVKLISIRLGLITPPQMTSLT, via the coding sequence ATGAATCAAACTAAAGTATTAATCATTGAAGATAACAGATTATCAGCTTTAAAAATAAAAAAATTACTCAAATCTAGCGGTTTTGAAGTATGTGGTATCGTATCTAACGCCAGTGATGCCATGGAAATTATTAAATTGTGCAGAGTGGATGGCATAATTATTGACATGGAAACTAAATTTAAGTTAAATGGCATTGAGATTGTCTCTTTTATTCATAAAACAGAGAACATACCAACTATTGTTGTAACAAAACACCATAATTATCAAATTTTAAAAGAGGCTTCAAAAATACACTTTATTGGTTACATTGTTAAACCTTACCTCGATTCACAACTCTTAAAAGAAGTTAAACTAATCTCAATTCGTTTAGGATTAATTACCCCCCCTCAAATGACATCATTGACATAG
- a CDS encoding pyridoxamine 5'-phosphate oxidase family protein translates to MRHRTKTHLLTQEQILEFLHRAEVGRIGTFSKDDYPYIVPMHFVYFEDKIYLHGLPMGEKIDNIKDNPNVCFEVDEMLSLLHEGVEDPCDVNSEFNSIIMQGHASIVEDFDEKYKALYKIIEKFTPHLIDKEMPPKMISGTAVIRIDIIKCVGRYYK, encoded by the coding sequence ATGAGACATAGAACAAAAACACATCTTTTAACGCAGGAACAGATTTTAGAGTTTTTGCATCGTGCTGAAGTTGGAAGAATAGGAACATTTTCCAAAGATGATTATCCATATATTGTGCCAATGCATTTTGTATATTTTGAAGATAAAATATATCTGCATGGTTTGCCTATGGGAGAGAAGATAGACAATATAAAAGATAATCCAAACGTATGTTTTGAGGTAGATGAGATGCTCTCGCTGTTACACGAGGGAGTAGAAGACCCATGTGACGTAAATAGTGAATTTAACAGCATTATCATGCAAGGACATGCTTCGATTGTTGAAGATTTTGATGAAAAGTATAAAGCACTTTATAAAATAATAGAAAAATTTACTCCGCATCTGATAGATAAAGAGATGCCGCCAAAGATGATAAGTGGAACTGCAGTCATAAGAATAGATATTATTAAATGTGTGGGACGATACTATAAATAG
- a CDS encoding serine hydroxymethyltransferase, producing MSFISSKSLEHADREVFSIIEGELKRQTAHLEMIASENFTSPAVMEAMGSVFTNKYAEGYPYKRYYGGCEYADAVEQLAIDRACEIFGCKFANVQPHSGSQANAAVYAALLKAGDKLLGMDLSHGGHLTHGSKPSFSGQNYSSFTYGVEADGRMDYDKILEIAKAVQPKIIVCGASAYAREIDFKKFREIADAVGAFLFADIAHVAGLVAADEHMSPFPHAHVVTTTTHKTLRGPRGGMIMTDDEEIAKKINSAIFPGIQGGPLVHVIAAKAVAFKEILDPSWREYAKQVKANAKVLEVVLTKRGYDLVSGGTDNHLVLVSFLNRDFSGKDADAALERAGITVNKNGVPNDTRSPFITSGIRIGSPALTARGMKEAEFELIANKICDVLDNINDTELHVKINKELEELAKGFVIYNKSTF from the coding sequence ATGAGTTTTATATCAAGCAAAAGTTTAGAACATGCGGACAGGGAAGTATTTTCAATCATAGAAGGCGAGTTAAAGAGGCAAACTGCTCACTTAGAGATGATTGCCAGTGAAAACTTTACAAGTCCGGCGGTTATGGAAGCTATGGGAAGCGTATTTACAAACAAGTACGCTGAGGGTTATCCATACAAGAGATATTATGGCGGTTGCGAATATGCTGATGCTGTTGAGCAGTTAGCTATTGATAGAGCTTGTGAGATATTTGGCTGTAAATTTGCAAATGTTCAACCACACTCAGGAAGTCAAGCAAATGCAGCTGTTTATGCGGCACTTCTAAAGGCTGGTGACAAACTCTTAGGTATGGATTTAAGTCATGGCGGACACTTGACACATGGTAGCAAACCGAGCTTTTCAGGGCAAAACTACTCAAGTTTTACTTATGGTGTTGAGGCAGACGGAAGAATGGACTATGATAAAATCTTAGAAATCGCAAAAGCAGTTCAACCAAAGATTATCGTTTGTGGAGCATCGGCTTATGCTAGAGAGATAGACTTTAAAAAATTCCGTGAAATTGCTGATGCTGTTGGAGCTTTTCTTTTTGCAGATATCGCTCATGTGGCTGGTTTAGTCGCGGCAGATGAGCATATGAGTCCATTTCCTCACGCTCATGTAGTAACAACAACTACTCATAAGACTCTAAGAGGTCCAAGAGGCGGTATGATTATGACAGATGATGAAGAGATAGCAAAGAAGATAAACTCTGCTATTTTCCCAGGTATTCAAGGTGGTCCGCTTGTACATGTTATCGCTGCAAAAGCTGTTGCATTTAAAGAGATACTAGACCCGTCATGGAGAGAGTATGCAAAACAAGTAAAGGCAAATGCAAAAGTGCTTGAAGTTGTTTTAACAAAAAGAGGTTATGATTTGGTCTCTGGCGGAACGGACAACCACTTAGTGTTGGTGTCGTTTTTAAACAGAGATTTCTCAGGTAAAGATGCAGATGCAGCGCTGGAGAGAGCGGGAATCACAGTAAACAAAAACGGTGTTCCAAACGACACAAGAAGCCCTTTTATAACAAGCGGTATCCGTATAGGAAGCCCAGCACTAACGGCTAGAGGTATGAAAGAAGCAGAGTTTGAACTTATCGCAAACAAAATCTGCGATGTTTTGGATAATATAAACGATACAGAGCTACATGTAAAGATAAACAAAGAGTTAGAAGAGTTAGCAAAGGGCTTTGTGATTTATAATAAATCAACTTTTTAA
- a CDS encoding DMT family transporter, translated as MSSTKNQTRYFILMIVAMLFWGVAWTAGKVAAEHSHAEVAAFWRYAISFITLLPVIWYLKSPLKSDRVGFIYMLMAGLLTSLFNYLFFAGLSHGAAGYGGTMVTSLAPIFTYLMSITILGTKVSTRQVVALSIGIFGALILLRIPFEGFGFLHVESSYFLGCAVVWALVTILSQKAASRANPMFYTLVVFGVAGFTNMMFALPYHPFDYGAYDTVFWATIIFIGIVPGTFSTALYFISAGKIGAHQTGVFMFIVPIGAIASSWVVYGENLELSTLIGCLLAFVAVALFNMNRKINK; from the coding sequence ATGAGCAGCACGAAAAATCAGACACGCTACTTTATACTTATGATAGTTGCTATGCTTTTTTGGGGTGTTGCTTGGACGGCTGGGAAGGTTGCAGCAGAGCATTCTCATGCGGAAGTTGCAGCATTTTGGCGTTACGCTATCTCGTTTATAACTCTTTTGCCTGTTATCTGGTATCTTAAGAGTCCACTCAAATCAGATAGAGTTGGATTTATCTACATGTTAATGGCTGGGCTTTTGACCTCTCTTTTTAACTACCTTTTTTTTGCAGGACTATCTCATGGAGCAGCTGGATATGGCGGAACTATGGTGACATCTCTTGCACCAATTTTTACATATCTTATGTCCATAACTATTTTAGGTACAAAGGTCTCAACTAGACAAGTAGTGGCACTCTCCATCGGGATTTTCGGAGCACTTATTTTACTTCGTATTCCGTTTGAGGGTTTTGGGTTTTTGCATGTAGAGAGTTCATACTTTTTGGGGTGTGCCGTTGTCTGGGCATTAGTTACCATACTTTCGCAAAAGGCGGCTTCAAGAGCAAATCCTATGTTTTATACGCTTGTCGTTTTTGGCGTGGCGGGCTTTACAAATATGATGTTTGCACTCCCTTATCATCCGTTTGACTACGGGGCGTATGACACTGTTTTTTGGGCTACTATTATCTTTATAGGAATCGTTCCTGGGACTTTTAGCACCGCTCTTTATTTTATCTCGGCAGGTAAAATTGGCGCTCATCAAACAGGCGTTTTTATGTTTATAGTCCCAATAGGCGCTATCGCTTCTAGCTGGGTTGTATATGGTGAAAATCTAGAATTATCAACGCTTATAGGGTGTCTGCTCGCTTTTGTTGCAGTTGCTCTTTTTAATATGAATAGGAAAATAAATAAGTAG
- a CDS encoding helix-turn-helix domain-containing protein: MHVKLTKQELSLVEILVQNIGQIVTLETIEFILWHDKAVTDGSRRQLLFRLKSKMQGVTIEVIKGVGYKLHKQ; this comes from the coding sequence ATACATGTAAAACTCACAAAACAAGAACTCTCTTTAGTTGAAATTCTGGTTCAAAATATCGGACAAATTGTTACTCTTGAGACTATTGAATTTATACTTTGGCACGACAAAGCAGTAACTGATGGCTCTCGCAGACAGTTGCTTTTTAGACTTAAGTCAAAAATGCAAGGAGTTACAATTGAAGTCATCAAAGGAGTTGGCTACAAACTTCACAAGCAGTAG